A single genomic interval of Sceloporus undulatus isolate JIND9_A2432 ecotype Alabama chromosome 2, SceUnd_v1.1, whole genome shotgun sequence harbors:
- the TMEM252 gene encoding transmembrane protein 252: MSKNLLTFLRFFVLLLGFSIICLGAFCISTGAPGCKCNSLPIAYFLLPLGFFLLITGIFWSTYHEASKHKSLFHSILSGNRRIRESHVNTIDRPDFYPPSYEDSTDPEKQTFPLPVSPLEREKETYNIPPPLYTESSFEFIDEASTQEEQPPSYEASLKQGTTEHDSTPIETSSPPVPETSC; the protein is encoded by the exons ATGTCAAAGAACCTCTTAACCTTTCTCCGCTTCTTTGTGCTCTTGCTTGGCTTTTCGATTATTTGCTTAGGAGCCTTTTGCATCTCTACAGGTGCCCCTGGCTGCAAGTGCAATAGCTTGCCTATAGCCTATTTTCTGTTACCCTTGGGGTTCTTTCTTCTCATCACTGGGATTTTCTGGAGCACTTATCATGAGGCCAGTAAGCACAAGAGCTTATTTCACAGCATTTTATCCGGAAATCGTAGAATCCGAGAGAGCCATGTCAATACCATAGACAG GCCTGACTTCTACCCTCCCTCTTATGAAGACAGCACAGATCCTGAAAAGCAGACATTTCCCCTGCCAGTCAGCCCactggaaagagagaaggaaacgTATAACATACCTCCACCTCTGTACACAGAGAGCAGCTTTGAATTCATTGACGAAGCGAGCACCCAGGAAGAACAGCCGCCTTCATATGAAGCATCCCTGAAGCAGGGAACAACCGAACATGATTCAACACCTATAGAGACTTCTAGCCCACCTGTGCCAGAGACCAGCTGCTAA